One genomic segment of Intestinimonas butyriciproducens includes these proteins:
- a CDS encoding L-lactate permease, producing the protein MGEIIGKGALALLPIIWLIVALTGLKMAGHKACVGALIITIVESLFIWKMPVVDCGTSALEGFASALWPIILVIIAAIFTYNLSLKTGAMDVIKQMLTGVSADKRVLVLLIGWCFGGFMEGMAGFGTAIAIPASMLAGMGMNPITACLVCMLANAFPTAFGSVGIPTVTLANVTGLDPLPLAFTTVVQMIPFMILVPFLMVIVGGGGVKALKGMVGITLVSGVTFVIPQLIVAKFTGPELAVIVGCVVSLGCTILMARARKGREIPAEYDMRSGQPTAGKPLDGKTAIISWLPFILIFVLLLITSKLVPPVNSVLAHFSTSVKISTSVNAGNASFSWINTPGIWIFVAAIIGGIVQKASAKVMAETLAATVKQMSKTIITIMSVLAVAKIMTYCGMINDMATFFVSITGKFYPFVAPIIAALGAFITGSGTSTEVLLGALQTSAAQQIGTSEFWLAAANSTGAGIGKILSPQCIATAAAAVGLVGQDSKLLGGVIKWALLELVIACLIVGLLGGVVMPLIGV; encoded by the coding sequence GTGGGAGAAATCATAGGAAAGGGTGCCTTGGCGCTTTTGCCCATCATTTGGCTCATTGTGGCGCTGACCGGACTCAAGATGGCCGGGCACAAGGCCTGCGTGGGAGCGCTGATCATCACCATCGTGGAGTCCCTGTTCATCTGGAAAATGCCTGTGGTGGACTGCGGGACCTCTGCACTGGAGGGATTTGCCTCCGCGCTGTGGCCCATCATCCTGGTCATCATCGCGGCCATCTTTACATATAACCTGTCCCTGAAGACAGGGGCCATGGATGTCATCAAGCAGATGCTTACCGGTGTTTCCGCCGACAAGCGGGTGCTGGTGCTCCTCATCGGGTGGTGCTTTGGGGGCTTTATGGAGGGCATGGCCGGCTTCGGCACCGCAATTGCCATACCGGCCAGCATGCTGGCCGGTATGGGGATGAACCCCATTACTGCCTGCCTTGTGTGTATGCTGGCCAACGCCTTCCCCACGGCCTTCGGCTCTGTGGGCATTCCCACCGTAACGCTGGCCAATGTGACCGGGCTGGACCCGCTGCCCCTGGCCTTCACCACCGTGGTGCAGATGATCCCCTTTATGATCCTGGTGCCTTTCCTCATGGTCATTGTGGGGGGCGGCGGCGTCAAGGCGCTCAAGGGTATGGTCGGCATCACGCTGGTCTCCGGTGTCACTTTTGTCATTCCGCAGTTGATCGTGGCCAAGTTTACAGGACCTGAGCTGGCCGTTATCGTGGGCTGCGTGGTCAGCTTAGGCTGTACCATCCTGATGGCCCGGGCCCGGAAGGGGAGGGAGATCCCGGCCGAGTACGATATGCGCTCCGGCCAGCCCACCGCAGGCAAGCCTCTCGACGGCAAAACAGCCATCATATCCTGGCTGCCCTTTATCCTCATCTTTGTCCTGCTGCTGATCACCTCCAAGCTGGTTCCCCCTGTGAACAGCGTCCTGGCCCACTTCTCCACCTCGGTGAAGATCAGCACCTCGGTCAATGCGGGCAATGCGTCCTTCAGCTGGATCAATACCCCGGGCATCTGGATCTTTGTGGCGGCCATCATCGGGGGCATTGTCCAGAAGGCCAGCGCCAAGGTCATGGCGGAGACCCTGGCGGCCACCGTCAAACAGATGTCCAAAACCATCATCACCATCATGTCCGTGCTGGCTGTGGCCAAGATCATGACTTACTGCGGCATGATCAACGATATGGCTACCTTCTTCGTATCCATTACGGGCAAGTTTTATCCTTTCGTGGCGCCGATCATCGCGGCCCTGGGCGCGTTCATCACAGGCAGCGGCACCAGTACGGAGGTGCTGCTGGGGGCCCTCCAGACCTCTGCGGCCCAGCAGATCGGCACTTCCGAGTTCTGGCTGGCAGCGGCCAACTCCACCGGTGCGGGCATTGGTAAGATTCTCTCTCCCCAGTGTATCGCCACCGCGGCGGCGGCCGTCGGCCTGGTGGGACAGGACAGCAAGCTGCTGGGCGGCGTCATCAAGTGGGCGCTGCTGGAGCTGGTCATCGCCTGCCTGATCGTGGGCCTGCTGGGCGGCGTGGTCATGCCGCTCATCGGTGTGTGA
- a CDS encoding AAA family ATPase, producing the protein MSDIRLAAEVVAEVKKAVVGKDDILVKALLAVLARGHILLEDIPGVGKTTMALAFSRALGLACHRVQFTPDVMPSDITGFSLYNKAAGRMEYQPGAVLCNLFLADELNRATSRTQSALLEAMEEGQVTVDGISHPVPQPFLVIATQNPTGASGTQLLPDSQLDRFTLRLSIGYPRPEDELELLRRRRGGAPLNGVRQVVDREGLERMRAQVDQVHIADEILDYMVRLSAATRSHPLIVQGASPRATLAVAAVSRAAAFVRGRDYVIPEDVADIFRDTVAHRLVLTPGCDGTQQDPLGEVLHMVHPPRLR; encoded by the coding sequence ATGAGTGATATCAGACTGGCCGCCGAAGTGGTGGCCGAGGTGAAGAAAGCGGTGGTGGGGAAGGACGACATCCTGGTGAAGGCGCTGCTGGCCGTCTTGGCCCGGGGTCACATCCTACTGGAGGACATCCCGGGTGTGGGCAAGACCACCATGGCGCTGGCCTTTTCCAGGGCACTGGGGCTTGCGTGTCACCGCGTCCAGTTCACGCCCGACGTGATGCCCTCCGACATCACCGGCTTTTCTCTCTACAACAAAGCGGCTGGACGAATGGAGTACCAGCCCGGGGCGGTGTTATGCAATCTCTTCCTGGCCGATGAGCTCAACCGGGCCACCAGCCGCACCCAGTCTGCGCTGCTGGAGGCCATGGAGGAGGGGCAGGTCACGGTGGACGGGATATCCCATCCGGTGCCCCAGCCCTTCCTGGTCATTGCCACCCAGAATCCGACGGGGGCCTCTGGTACCCAGCTTCTGCCCGATTCCCAGCTGGACCGCTTTACGCTGCGGCTGTCCATCGGGTATCCCCGTCCGGAGGATGAACTGGAACTCCTCCGCCGCCGGCGCGGCGGCGCACCCCTGAACGGGGTGCGGCAGGTGGTGGACCGGGAGGGGCTGGAACGGATGCGCGCCCAGGTAGATCAGGTCCACATCGCCGACGAGATTCTGGATTATATGGTTCGGCTGTCGGCGGCCACTCGCAGCCATCCCCTGATTGTTCAGGGGGCCAGCCCCAGGGCCACCCTGGCGGTGGCGGCGGTCAGCCGGGCCGCGGCCTTTGTGCGGGGTCGGGATTATGTGATCCCCGAGGATGTGGCCGACATCTTTCGGGATACCGTGGCCCACCGCCTGGTCCTCACGCCGGGGTGCGATGGAACGCAGCAGGACCCCCTGGGAGAGGTGCTGCACATGGTCCATCCCCCCAGGCTCCGGTAG
- the uraA gene encoding uracil permease encodes MDKKRIIQVDEKVPPAQLVPLSIQHVFAMFGASVLVPILFGIHSGIVLFMNGIGTLLFIFLTKGKAPAYLGSSFAFLAPAGIVIAELGFEYAQGGFVVTGLLGCLLALVVWKFGTDWIDIVLPPAAMGPVVALIGLELAANTVKGGAIGADLMAVNPEGGLMLSPTMETGDILVFAVTLGVAVFGSVLFRGFLSVIPLLIAMICGYLTAVAAGVVDFSPLQNVSLFTIPDFHIAKFDLNAILTICPVILVITAEHIGHQVVTSKIVGRDLLKEPGLHRSLLGDNLSTAFSGLFGSVPTTTYGENIGVMAVTGVYSVQVIAGAAVISILMAFIGPLSAFIATIPGDVIGGITFLLYGMIGTSGLRILVDKKVDYGKNRNLILTSVVFVAGLSGLTLTFGAVSITGMTLAAVTAVIISLLFYLLEKAGLMND; translated from the coding sequence ATGGACAAAAAGCGCATCATTCAGGTAGATGAAAAGGTCCCTCCGGCACAGCTTGTTCCCCTGAGCATCCAGCATGTTTTCGCCATGTTCGGCGCGTCGGTGCTGGTCCCCATCCTGTTCGGCATCCACTCCGGCATCGTCCTCTTCATGAACGGCATCGGTACCTTGCTGTTCATTTTCCTCACCAAGGGCAAAGCTCCGGCCTATCTCGGCTCCAGCTTTGCTTTTTTAGCGCCCGCGGGCATCGTCATCGCGGAGCTGGGCTTTGAATACGCCCAGGGCGGCTTTGTGGTCACGGGGCTGCTGGGCTGCCTGCTGGCCCTGGTGGTGTGGAAGTTCGGCACCGACTGGATCGACATCGTTCTGCCGCCCGCGGCCATGGGGCCGGTGGTGGCCCTCATCGGTCTGGAGCTGGCCGCCAACACCGTAAAGGGCGGCGCCATCGGCGCGGACCTCATGGCCGTGAATCCGGAGGGCGGGCTGATGCTCAGTCCCACCATGGAGACGGGGGACATTCTGGTCTTTGCCGTCACCCTGGGGGTAGCCGTGTTTGGCTCCGTCCTCTTTCGGGGCTTCCTCTCCGTCATTCCCCTGCTCATCGCCATGATCTGCGGCTACCTCACCGCCGTGGCGGCGGGCGTGGTGGACTTCTCCCCCCTCCAAAACGTGTCCCTCTTCACCATCCCCGACTTCCACATCGCAAAATTTGACCTCAACGCCATTCTCACTATCTGCCCGGTCATTCTGGTCATCACCGCCGAGCACATCGGACATCAGGTGGTCACCAGCAAGATCGTGGGCCGGGACCTGCTGAAGGAGCCGGGCCTCCACCGCTCACTGCTGGGGGACAACCTGTCCACCGCGTTCTCCGGGCTTTTCGGCTCTGTGCCCACCACCACCTACGGCGAGAACATCGGCGTCATGGCCGTTACCGGGGTCTATTCGGTCCAGGTCATCGCCGGAGCCGCCGTTATCTCCATCCTCATGGCCTTTATCGGGCCCCTCTCTGCGTTCATCGCCACCATTCCCGGTGACGTGATCGGCGGTATCACATTCCTCCTCTACGGCATGATCGGCACCTCCGGCCTGCGGATCTTGGTGGACAAGAAGGTGGACTATGGCAAGAACCGGAACCTGATCCTCACCTCTGTGGTCTTTGTGGCGGGCCTCTCCGGTCTCACCCTCACCTTTGGCGCGGTATCCATCACCGGCATGACGCTGGCGGCCGTCACCGCCGTGATCATCAGCCTTCTGTTCTATCTGCTGGAGAAGGCCGGACTGATGAACGACTAA
- the larA gene encoding nickel-dependent lactate racemase yields MRIPYGTTGLELDRDLTGAEVLESAIGTLKAEGSEDDIVCKAMAAPMGSPRLAELAKGKKTATIIVSDHTRPVPSKHILPFMLAELREGNPDIDVTLLIATGFHRPTTHEELVNKVGEKIANEEKFVCHDSRNPEANVDIGVLPSGARLVIDKVAAETDLLVSEGFIEPHFFAGFSGGRKSILPGVCDQVTVLGNHCSKFIDSPYARTGILEGNPLHNDMVAAAKLAKLQYIVNVVIDEEKKVAAAFAGDPFQAHETGCAFLKGYCRVKPQRKGDIVITSNGGAPLDQNMYQSVKGLSAAEAAAAPGAVLIISSRCNDGTGGESFYHALHDCDTLENLMKRILATPMDKTDPDQWEYQILCRMMLKHRIIFVSDPSMQKTVEEMKLEYAPDLNTALDRAYADKGRDAHLVVIPNGISVIVEP; encoded by the coding sequence ATGCGCATTCCCTACGGCACCACCGGCCTGGAACTGGACCGGGACCTGACCGGGGCCGAAGTCTTGGAATCCGCCATTGGGACTCTGAAGGCAGAAGGCAGCGAGGACGACATCGTATGTAAGGCCATGGCTGCGCCCATGGGTTCTCCCCGCCTGGCTGAGTTGGCAAAAGGCAAGAAAACCGCGACCATTATCGTCAGCGATCACACCCGTCCGGTGCCCAGCAAGCACATTCTCCCCTTTATGCTGGCCGAGTTGCGGGAAGGCAACCCCGACATCGACGTCACCCTGCTCATCGCCACCGGCTTCCACCGCCCCACCACCCATGAAGAGCTGGTGAATAAGGTGGGTGAAAAGATCGCCAACGAAGAGAAGTTCGTCTGTCATGACAGCCGAAATCCCGAGGCGAACGTAGACATCGGCGTGCTCCCCTCCGGCGCCCGGCTGGTCATCGATAAAGTGGCCGCCGAGACCGATCTGCTGGTCTCCGAGGGCTTTATCGAGCCCCATTTCTTCGCCGGCTTCTCCGGCGGGCGGAAGAGCATCCTCCCCGGCGTCTGCGATCAGGTCACTGTGCTGGGCAATCACTGCTCCAAGTTCATCGACTCCCCCTACGCCCGTACCGGCATTCTGGAGGGCAATCCTCTCCATAACGACATGGTAGCCGCCGCCAAGCTTGCCAAGCTGCAATACATCGTCAATGTGGTCATCGACGAGGAGAAAAAGGTGGCCGCCGCCTTTGCCGGGGATCCCTTCCAGGCCCATGAGACCGGCTGTGCCTTCCTCAAGGGTTATTGCCGCGTAAAGCCCCAGCGGAAGGGCGATATCGTCATCACCTCCAACGGCGGTGCGCCGCTGGACCAGAATATGTACCAGTCCGTCAAGGGCCTGAGCGCCGCGGAGGCCGCGGCGGCGCCCGGTGCCGTGCTCATCATCTCCTCCCGCTGCAACGACGGCACCGGAGGCGAGAGTTTCTACCACGCTCTCCACGACTGCGACACCCTGGAAAACCTGATGAAACGCATCCTGGCCACTCCCATGGACAAAACCGACCCCGATCAGTGGGAGTATCAGATCCTCTGCCGGATGATGCTCAAGCACCGCATCATCTTTGTCTCCGATCCCTCCATGCAGAAGACCGTGGAGGAAATGAAGCTGGAGTATGCTCCCGATCTCAACACCGCCTTGGACCGGGCCTACGCGGACAAGGGCCGCGACGCCCATCTGGTGGTCATCCCCAACGGCATCTCCGTGATCGTAGAGCCGTAA
- a CDS encoding diaminopimelate decarboxylase, with protein sequence MKKPFVTLEQLRAITARYPTPFHLYDEKGIRENARKLKAAFAWNPGYREYFAVKATPTPAILKLLREEGCGADCSSLTELMLADRCGFSGADIMFSSNDTPPEEFQLAARLGATINLDDFTHIDFLKDTIGAIPETISCRYNPGGTFSIGASEEGFQVMDTPGDAKYGFTRAQLTEGFRKLRALGAKHFGLHAFLASNTLSNAYYPTLAGILFQTAVELREETGCDIRFINLSGGVGIPYRPEQRENDIAAIGEGVRRKYEEILVPAGMGDVAIFTELGRFMLGPYGCLVTKATHFKHTYKEYVGVDACAANLMRPAMYGAYHHITVVGKEDAPCDHKYDVTGSLCENNDKFAVDRMLPEIQSGDLLVIHDTGAHGFSMGYNYNGKLRSAEVLLREDGSTRLIRRAETPEDYFSTMIFD encoded by the coding sequence TTGAAAAAGCCTTTTGTCACCTTGGAGCAGCTCAGGGCCATCACGGCCCGGTATCCCACTCCCTTCCACCTCTACGACGAGAAAGGCATCCGGGAAAACGCACGAAAACTGAAGGCCGCTTTTGCCTGGAATCCAGGTTACCGGGAGTATTTTGCCGTCAAGGCCACCCCCACTCCCGCCATTTTGAAGCTCCTGCGGGAAGAGGGCTGTGGTGCGGACTGCTCCTCCCTCACAGAGCTCATGCTGGCCGACCGCTGCGGCTTTTCGGGGGCGGATATCATGTTCTCCTCCAATGATACGCCCCCGGAGGAGTTTCAGTTGGCCGCCCGCCTGGGGGCCACCATCAATCTGGATGACTTCACCCACATCGATTTCTTGAAAGACACCATCGGGGCCATCCCCGAGACCATCTCCTGCCGCTACAACCCCGGCGGCACCTTCTCCATCGGGGCAAGTGAGGAGGGCTTCCAGGTCATGGACACCCCCGGAGATGCCAAATACGGCTTTACCCGTGCGCAGCTCACCGAGGGCTTCCGCAAGCTGAGGGCTTTGGGCGCCAAGCATTTCGGCCTCCACGCCTTTTTGGCCTCCAACACCCTCTCCAACGCCTATTATCCCACACTGGCGGGTATCCTCTTCCAGACGGCGGTAGAGCTTCGGGAGGAGACAGGCTGTGACATCCGGTTCATCAATCTCTCCGGCGGCGTAGGTATCCCCTACCGTCCGGAGCAGCGAGAAAACGACATCGCCGCCATCGGTGAGGGTGTGCGCCGGAAATACGAGGAGATCCTGGTCCCTGCCGGCATGGGTGATGTGGCCATCTTTACCGAGCTGGGCCGATTTATGCTGGGACCCTACGGCTGTCTGGTGACAAAGGCCACTCACTTCAAACACACTTATAAAGAGTACGTGGGGGTCGACGCCTGCGCAGCCAATCTGATGCGTCCCGCCATGTACGGGGCCTACCATCATATCACGGTGGTGGGAAAAGAGGATGCCCCCTGCGACCACAAGTATGATGTCACCGGCTCCCTGTGCGAAAACAACGACAAATTTGCCGTGGACCGGATGCTGCCGGAGATTCAATCCGGTGATCTGCTGGTGATCCACGACACCGGCGCCCATGGCTTCTCTATGGGTTACAACTACAATGGCAAACTCCGCTCTGCGGAGGTGCTACTCCGCGAGGACGGAAGCACCCGGCTGATTCGCCGGGCCGAAACCCCGGAGGACTATTTCTCCACCATGATCTTTGACTGA
- a CDS encoding DUF58 domain-containing protein, whose translation MARRRGAYALLLAAALLFHLFDIGYLACFLLALALTLPVLGMLLSLPAMLRCRLELQAEPTGVERGGEAGWRLAAHGPVRLPLAQVTIRLRMENALTGGKETRRVTLTGPEEVRSAVLRADASHCGRLTCRVERARVCDCMGLFTLPLRPPAPASLLVLPQAGAPVPPDLPGEGSSPSGALVPRPGGGPGEDYDLRPYRPGDPIRTVHWKLTSKRDELVVRETLEPRRSEAVLTFDHFGRPEEMDRVLDRLNACSLALLERGEAHWVRWAHPVSGQVRDYPVSDRRSLSVCLAAVLADPAPVEGRTLPPTRPETGMHRLHLEPGREGMP comes from the coding sequence GTGGCCCGCCGCCGCGGGGCCTATGCGCTCCTCCTGGCCGCAGCTTTGCTGTTCCACCTTTTCGATATCGGATATCTGGCCTGTTTCCTGCTGGCGCTTGCCCTGACCCTGCCTGTGCTGGGGATGCTGCTGAGCCTGCCTGCCATGCTGCGGTGCCGCCTGGAGCTGCAGGCCGAGCCCACCGGTGTGGAGCGGGGCGGAGAGGCCGGCTGGCGGCTGGCGGCCCATGGGCCGGTCCGGCTGCCTCTGGCGCAGGTGACGATCCGCCTGCGGATGGAAAACGCCCTCACCGGCGGGAAGGAGACCCGACGGGTGACGCTCACCGGCCCGGAAGAGGTGCGAAGCGCTGTCCTGCGGGCGGACGCCTCCCACTGCGGCCGACTGACATGCCGGGTGGAGAGGGCTAGGGTATGTGACTGTATGGGACTGTTCACGCTGCCCCTCCGCCCTCCCGCGCCGGCCTCCCTGCTGGTCCTGCCTCAGGCGGGGGCGCCTGTGCCGCCGGACCTTCCGGGGGAGGGGAGCAGCCCGAGCGGCGCGCTGGTGCCCCGGCCCGGCGGCGGTCCGGGGGAGGACTACGACCTACGCCCTTATCGCCCGGGAGACCCCATACGCACGGTCCACTGGAAGCTCACCTCCAAACGGGACGAGCTGGTGGTGCGGGAGACGTTGGAGCCCCGGCGGTCCGAAGCGGTCCTCACCTTTGACCACTTTGGCCGCCCGGAGGAAATGGACCGGGTGCTGGACCGGCTCAACGCCTGTTCCCTGGCGCTGCTGGAGAGGGGAGAGGCCCATTGGGTCCGCTGGGCCCATCCGGTGAGCGGACAGGTGCGGGATTATCCGGTCTCGGACCGGAGGAGTCTTTCGGTGTGCCTCGCCGCCGTTCTGGCCGACCCCGCCCCTGTGGAGGGGCGTACCCTCCCGCCCACCCGTCCTGAGACGGGCATGCACAGGCTCCACCTGGAGCCCGGAAGGGAGGGAATGCCATGA
- a CDS encoding transglutaminase-like domain-containing protein — protein MSRHRRRTDAPRAPGPIFLLGDGLLLYLGLAGTVLSWTTAYGLGGQWGILLAGCLLLVLLSLAVWSVPRHSVLPPLVLGVCWLLAVWRLWDDLRLGWCTAAAQAVESVGGRVWLLDRILAVGAETAGGISGGPEAERAVTLWLLCAAALWALLLGWAVVRRRRCWPVGLLTLPLLIPAFAANRLPDWPPFLALLTCCCTMFLSELYAHSDPKGGARFTLLALPASALLLGLLTATLPMEQYAYPQRTMEARYRLLEALRLPGMPNLFSGGYSSAGSEAEVDLAGAGPLSFSGRTVLRVETDVAGRVYLRGHSAGVYTGTAWESLDESLYEAMGELPGGYEPLNFPALANSDQPYHAVTVESAGASGGCLYFPYSLLTRPGEISGGAFVGDSCVAKELGTWRHTLYYRPEAGPRADMPGLRGEVARAERVYREFVHENYLTLPEGFQETAFAWIEEAIQAAGPLMVREPRRDFGAAYEGDVYTAEVISLLLAAVTRYDPATPLTPEGEDFVTYFLNGSRRGYCMHYASAAVLLLRTVGIPARYVSGFAAVVPPSGRVDVPDSSAHAWVEIYLDGYGWYPVEVTPGYGGGGGTTASETPSPSQIPAPETTPTPTRAPTTGAVRTPAPTQTLPPDSAHAGDGEAEKVAPLLRWMVPPGLGLILLAALCLRRRLLREKRLRRLEWEGETNQAVLAAYGYLQRLLPWGGQENARLEELACKAKFSQHRLTEKERGEAATLVLREAGRVDAALPVWKRLAFRYLWGLF, from the coding sequence ATGAGCAGACACAGGCGGCGCACAGACGCGCCGCGTGCTCCGGGCCCCATTTTCCTGCTGGGCGACGGCCTTCTCCTGTACCTGGGCCTGGCCGGTACGGTGCTCTCCTGGACCACGGCCTATGGCCTGGGCGGACAGTGGGGCATACTCCTGGCCGGATGTCTGCTGTTGGTGCTCCTCTCCCTGGCGGTCTGGTCTGTGCCCCGGCACAGCGTGCTGCCGCCGCTGGTCCTGGGCGTCTGCTGGCTGCTGGCGGTGTGGCGGCTGTGGGATGATCTCCGGTTGGGATGGTGCACAGCGGCCGCACAGGCGGTGGAATCGGTGGGCGGAAGAGTATGGCTTCTGGACCGCATCCTGGCTGTGGGCGCGGAGACAGCGGGCGGGATATCCGGAGGGCCGGAAGCGGAGCGGGCCGTCACCCTGTGGCTGCTCTGCGCCGCGGCCCTTTGGGCGCTGCTGCTGGGCTGGGCAGTGGTGCGGCGGAGACGCTGCTGGCCGGTGGGGCTGCTCACGCTCCCTCTTTTGATACCCGCCTTTGCCGCCAACCGCCTGCCGGATTGGCCCCCCTTTCTGGCCCTGCTCACCTGCTGCTGTACCATGTTCCTCTCCGAGCTGTACGCCCACAGCGACCCGAAGGGCGGTGCCCGATTCACCCTGCTGGCGCTGCCCGCCTCGGCGCTCCTGCTGGGGCTTCTCACGGCGACGCTGCCTATGGAGCAGTATGCCTATCCCCAGCGGACCATGGAGGCCCGGTACCGGCTGTTGGAGGCACTCCGGCTGCCGGGTATGCCGAACCTGTTTTCTGGCGGCTACTCCTCCGCAGGTTCGGAGGCCGAGGTGGACCTGGCCGGCGCCGGGCCGCTGTCCTTTTCCGGACGCACAGTGCTGCGGGTGGAGACCGATGTGGCGGGGCGCGTCTATCTGCGGGGCCACTCCGCGGGTGTCTACACCGGCACGGCCTGGGAGAGTCTGGATGAGAGCCTTTACGAGGCGATGGGCGAACTGCCAGGCGGCTACGAGCCTCTCAATTTCCCGGCCCTGGCCAACTCGGACCAGCCCTATCATGCGGTGACGGTGGAGAGCGCCGGTGCTTCCGGAGGGTGTCTCTATTTTCCCTACAGCCTGCTCACCCGGCCGGGGGAGATCTCGGGGGGTGCCTTTGTCGGCGACTCCTGCGTCGCCAAGGAGCTGGGCACTTGGCGGCATACGCTCTACTACAGGCCGGAGGCCGGGCCCCGCGCCGATATGCCGGGCCTGCGGGGCGAAGTGGCCCGGGCCGAGCGGGTCTACCGGGAATTCGTGCATGAAAACTATTTGACCCTCCCGGAGGGCTTTCAGGAGACCGCCTTCGCCTGGATCGAGGAGGCGATCCAGGCGGCGGGGCCCCTCATGGTCCGGGAGCCGCGCCGGGACTTCGGGGCCGCCTATGAGGGCGATGTCTACACCGCTGAGGTCATATCCCTGCTGCTGGCCGCTGTCACCCGGTACGATCCGGCCACCCCTCTTACGCCGGAGGGTGAGGACTTTGTGACCTATTTCCTCAACGGGAGCCGCCGGGGCTACTGCATGCACTATGCCAGTGCCGCCGTGCTCCTGCTGCGGACCGTGGGCATTCCGGCCCGGTATGTCAGCGGCTTTGCGGCGGTGGTGCCCCCCTCCGGGCGGGTGGATGTACCGGATTCCTCTGCACACGCTTGGGTGGAGATCTATCTGGACGGCTATGGCTGGTATCCGGTGGAGGTGACCCCAGGCTATGGCGGCGGAGGGGGGACAACGGCGTCGGAGACCCCATCCCCCTCCCAGATCCCTGCACCGGAAACCACCCCCACACCCACCAGGGCCCCCACGACCGGGGCGGTGCGGACTCCGGCCCCCACCCAGACGCTGCCGCCCGACAGCGCCCACGCCGGGGATGGAGAGGCGGAAAAGGTTGCCCCGCTCCTGCGGTGGATGGTTCCGCCTGGCCTTGGCCTGATCCTGTTGGCGGCTCTCTGCCTCCGGCGGCGTCTCCTGCGGGAAAAGCGTCTGCGCCGCCTGGAGTGGGAGGGGGAGACCAATCAGGCCGTCCTGGCGGCCTACGGGTACCTCCAACGCCTGCTGCCCTGGGGCGGACAGGAGAACGCCAGGCTGGAGGAGCTGGCCTGCAAGGCCAAGTTCAGCCAACACAGGCTGACGGAAAAGGAGCGGGGGGAGGCCGCGACGCTGGTCCTCCGGGAGGCGGGACGGGTGGACGCCGCGCTTCCGGTCTGGAAGCGGTTGGCCTTCCGCTATCTGTGGGGCCTGTTCTGA